The window aataaatatataatttaaatcaACCAAATCAATTGATTTTTTCCCTCCGAAACCCAAATTAAAGGGAAAAGAAAACCCAATAACTTAAgacaattaatttaaattatttgtgctattattcttttttacaattTCATATGGTAATCACTCCCTTTTATGTTGTTTGATTGGAatgatttgatttatttttctaattttaaactttaatctaaaccaaaatattatcgtaaatataatataagaaaaataatctcttttgttttctctttaAATTAAGCTATTAACTTCTAAAATATTCTCGTTGTATTGTTGAAGCTATATCCGACCGTCTCTtctttagaaaaagaaaaagaaaaaatagattaCCAAACATGTTCttagtttttctctcttttttttctaaactaaAGTTATCGAGTGACCATTCCATTTTCAAAACTAAGCTAATGGAATGATTCTCGATcattaaaattacttttttttattgttaaaattaCTTAAAAATTGTTTCTAtgattcaaaatttatttttatatagcTAGAAAAATGTACATACATTCACAATCAATCTTTTTAAGCAAAATAATTAAACTAAAAGTAGAAAGAGGGATCGAGAGTTGCACACGGAAGGAGAAGATTAAAAGATCTATTTCGTATATGGAAACAGGATTGGAATAATTTTTCCATGTTTGTTGTCTCATTTCAATTCATGAAAGTGATAATAAATAGAGCTTCGAAGGCGATTGGAGCTGAGATTACAATATTGGTTTTAGTTGTGTTATGATAGAACCATACCCTTTCTATCATAGATGTCAAATCGCTAAAAAATTTGGTGGGTCGAAACTTTATTGAGTATTCAACTCTTTCCTCAGAATTAACACCACCGATTATGCATTCTTTGTCCTGCAACATCGTAAGCGTAGATCAATTGACGTGAACTTGTAAAGACTCGATTCCCTCCACTACACATatatagtaataataatgttttttttgGTGATCAAAAGACACATCAGTATACCTCTACATTTAAAGTTATCTCTTTGTTGAATTCACATGAGAATGTCAGTTGTGAATTAGTCAAAACAACATCAACTGTGAAACAAATTACAACAAGCAATTTAGTTTATGTACTATAAGAGAACTTCAATTGATAAGAGAAGGAAAGAAGATCAGATGTGTTACGGTAATATTACCTTTGTCAATATTTATAAACTCCATTACAATTCGTTTGAATTGTTTTGAATCAATTGAGACAAATTTTGTACTTGTAATATCGCCAAAATCCCCTTCGTCTTTTGAATTTGATACTCTTATTGAACCAGTGAAGTCCTCACCTATTACAAtaccaacaaatcaataaatcAAACTGTGTTTGTTTGTTCTTTTCAGTTTATCGAATTATATGGAGATGCCATTAGTTGTTAAAGATCAAAGAGATGATTCAAAGTCAAATTCTAAACTAAGTTAAATAAAACAAACCACATTCTTTTAGTAGAAATTAAGTTAAAGGATCGAATATAATCTATAAGGAAaattaagttttaaaaactaGAAACGGTTAGCAAACGAGAATTTACAAGAAATAATATGCAGAAACTTCATTCCATTCAAGAAATATAATTAACAATGCATTAAAGATTATTAAGTatcagaagaaaagaaaatgaagaagaaatagTTACCACAATCATCATGACCAAATGTAAGGGTTGCTAATGGTGGTTGACGATGATCAAGATTGAAGTCCATCCAAGAAGAAGTACATATTTTATCTCTGAGAAGATCGCAGAATTCCTTAAGATGAATGTTCAAATACTTTGAAGAATTTGGAGGTTGGTAATAATGGAGTAAAAGTGGAGGCCTGATATGTAGTATTACACAGAGATGATGGGAGACCACTACGAACTTTAAACCAGAACTGTAAAATTCCAAGTGGGCTGCTCTTTCTTCACCAATTGTAGTGAGTAAATGGAGTGCTCTCATAAAACGAAGGAGGCCATGTTCAAGCCTGAAGATCCTCTTCACTGCAACCATATTATTCCTTTGAGTTTTCAACTTCATAACACTCTTTTCTCATTTGTCAGTCTATTTATAGTTCATAAAAGTCTATAATTGATGTATATTGTTTTAGTTATTTCCATAAAGAATTTTACAACCTTTTCTATGTGTGAGGGTTTCTCATATTCTTTTTAAAGTTTCgtaggaaaggaaaaaaaaaaaacaatgtaaGAAAAATGCTTCGTATTGAAAGCTTTTCTTGCTTCTTCGTTTTTTTGGTTCTCGttattattatatcatatatgtTATGGACCTTTCTTTTACCAACCCTAATGTCGGAGTTAGGTTAATTATGCAATTACCCAAAACGGTGCAATGTGTTAATTATTATAAggtttttctttatatatatgtgtgtgcgtttttttccttttaaccctatatataaatatatattccGTTTTACAATTTACGGGAAGATATTTGTTCTCTAACACAAAGCTGGTCCTTAAAAAGCAAAATTTTCAAACACTATAGTAGACCACAATCTCTTTAAACATCAATGTTTTTTGTAACTGAATCAATCCTTTGTAACTTATTTCTGGCAATAAATTCGTGACAGGGTGGCTTATCTCTATCTTCCTTCACTAGTAtcttttcaatatatatatatatatatatatatatatatattgtgttgtcttttcctttttaaattcacaattttccaaaaaaatagttcaaaatttcaaaatctccCCAAACTATTCGGTTTGGAAAAAAATtagcaaaaaaaattatgataatagagttcatgtcactacattttctaaattgtaaaattagcaaatttaaaagtgaaTGGTCATCGTCTGATAGCCCTCCGATATCTCTCTCATAGTCGtctgatatcattaattacttcATATTTGTCATATCCACAATATAAAAAAAGAGATGTTATGGActgttttttctaaaaaacatttatcatttgatggaatttttcataaattaaatccaaatttcatatatttcaTCAACTCAAttaaaatgcaaaaaaaaaaaaaaaaaatcaaatcaaccaAATCAATTGATTTTTTTCCCTCCAAGAACCCAAATTAAAAGGGAAATTAAGGAAAATCCAATAACTTAAgacaattaatttaaattattttgtgctattattcttttttacaattTCATGGTAATCACTCCCTTTTATGTTGTTTGATTGGAATTATTTgctttatttttctaattttaaactttaatcTAAACCTAAAATATTATTACTTAAAATTCagttaaataaaaacaaaaaaaaaaatcaaagttaaAATTCTTTGTTAGATTTAGAAATCAATTAGATAGAGTGAACTCTCTCTCAACCATGGCTTCTGCTATAAAAAGGGCCAAACCCTAAAGAACCTCTTTCATAACTTCAAGATCatagaaattgtaataatattGAGGAGAGATCAAAAGGCCAATATCATCACATTATTTCATGGAACTCAAGCTTGAGAACATCCATAGTTTTTCAAAAGCACTTCTCCCACTCCAGCGATTCAATGACACAGCAGATTTAAAATGCTCACCGAAAATGTTCTCTTTAATAATCTCTCGCCATTTCCCTCTTATCATTACATCTCTTCAAATTCTTCCTCCTTTCTTCACTAATTTTCTTTGTCAAAACCAAATTTTCCAATTCCAAATTCCCATCAAATCTTTTTACGATATCATGAACAGTATGACACACAGACTTTATTCTTCAATGACACTCTCTCTTCATCCTCAACAACCCCTTATTCAAATCGCCCTTCAATTTCGCAATCCAAGTAAGTATTTGTTTCATTATTCAAGAATTTTgtttcatttcattttcttgCAATTAAATTTCCTGTTGATTTGAGgttaattttcatttaaaattccTTAGGGGTGGTTGATGATCAAGAAGCACTTTACCATGCATTTCCATTGTCACCTTCAAGAGAGGAGGATGTAGGGGAAATTGATTATGGAATCTTTTTCTCAATTGAGTCGCTAGTGTTTAGATTCATTGCAATAGAGTTAGATGATTTCGATggtaattaattttaattaagtttagaaaaacaatatatattttctctctctctctctctctctctctctctctctttaattAAGTCGTCGTTATTAACTTCTAAAATTTTCTTGTGGTAATTAATTTAGCATTGGTTACTCTAACGAATTCAGAAGTCAAATTCAGTGTTAATGATAAGGACATAATTCTTTACAAAGAGGTATATTACATAATACAACttaattgatttctttttgttaattactttagtgtttatgtttttttcaataatttaatgAGATTTTATAATAATGTTTTTTTGTGTAGAGAGACGAATGTATAATTGGAGGGGTTGAAATTGGAGAAGAAAGTCGATTCTTTGTGTACCTAAATCCGAAAGTACTTTTTAGAGATTTGGCAGAACAATCAGCAAGGATATGGATGTTCAAGTCTCCTCGTTCCTATAGTATAACTGTTGCTCCTATTGGATTGTATGCCCAATTTTGTGTCTATTTTCCCCAAATAGAGGAACAATCCAAGAGGCAAAGGATATGTTGATTATATCATCATTTTGTTCTTGTTTTgatttgtactttttttttctcataatAATAGAATTCAAAAGATCAACTATTAACTATTTTGATCATGTTAATCTCATAAATTTGGATTTTGTCAATTATATTCTCTATTAATCAAATATATTAACTATGGTGAAAAGTAAGCTTTTGCTAATTAATTAGGGTaaaatgataatgataataataacaacaacaataaaattataatagaaaaggaaaatttgcgatttaatttttttttttctagttcaACTAGAATGGAAGAGGAAAATATTGAGCGGATTGAGAGTGTATTTTGTTTAACTTTCATGGTGAAAATAAGTTATTTAGGACAAAATTGATTAGGTGTTTTACAACctcttaaaatatatatatatattttttttggaagattttcaaaatttatggtataaatttcttattaagtaaaaatgaattttgaatAACCTAATTTTCTTTATATAGTGAATGTAAAATAAGTATAAAGTTTTGAGGTGAAATTAGGGTTTAAACGTTTGATACACctaaagtaaaataattatgtataaaaaaatgtcaaactatataaatataaaaaatctaatATTTCACCATTAATGTATTCAAATTATATTTGGGGAATGGtttttttaagtatttttattatttacaatGGATGGAtactaaaatattattttagtcCATTTGCTTTCAATTCTCCAATTTTAGTAGGTAttacttttaataaatcttataattattctcttttaaaagttgattttttctaaattagataaataataacaataataataataataaattgagTTTTCTTATTATAAGTTTAATACATATCACTAACGTGTTTTTGAAATACATTTTAAAgtatttaattttaagaaataaagtcattttagaaaatgaaaattgaagTTTTAACGACCActctaaataactttttttttttgaaaaaggatACGATGGGTTAGTTGGGCGCACCCGGCATCTCCACTAGCTGGACACCCCTTAGCACCCTCGTCACTCCCACTTCattaataaatataaacatTCGGTACAAGAAGCAAGGAGAAGGGCTAGAGTTAAGCTCTTTTAAACAAAAGCAGAAATATTTAAAGCTATGGAGCTACAGTTGTAATTAGAAAAAAGTTTAGATTTGCTGCTCCATAAACCGATTTGTGCAAGGATATCTTTCCATAACTCCGCTACTTTTCTCAAATGCTTAAAGATTCTTCTGTTTCTTTCAATCCATATTTTCCAGAGAGTTACAGCAATGGTATTGAAAGTAATGTACCCTTTTTGACTCTTAATGTTTAAAGAGCTTATATCCTTACACAGGGAGGCCACGTTGGTAAAAGGATTGTTCCATTTCAAAAGAGACTTTGCCCTGTTCCATAACGACTGCGCATAGGAGCAATTAATAAAGAGATGGTTGATGTCCTCTTGATTTTTATTGCACATATAGCACCAGTTTGGATTAAGATACCAGTTTGGAAGGTGCTTTTGCAGCTGCTCGGCGGTATTTAAATGTCAAACGTACCCTTCAAGAAGAATAATACTAAATAacttttaaatagtatttaaatgtttttatcaaaatggttttttcaaaaatagaaaaatttgacaaactatttacacaaATTAACTACACTCGATTTTTCtctatgaagtgtaaatattttgtcctcaaatagtatatttttttataattttcttttatcaaaaAGATTTTAAATAAACCAACTCTTCAATCATATTGATTCCAAATTTATAAAACCatttctaattttattataaTGATTTAAgtatgagaagaaaaaaaccattcatgaatttaatttcttaatttcaaAGGGTTTGGACATATAGAAAAAACTTGATTAATTAGTTATAAAAGGCAATAGTTAGTTTGATATTTTTTGAAGAACAATAAGTTGAGATTTATTCATACATTCATTTTAATTCACACCATGGCCACCTTGTTCTTTGTCAGCCTTCACAATTTTGCTCCTCTTGCAGACGCAGCCGCTCTGTTTTCTAATATTTTCTATGAAGCCGACGTAAAAGTCTCACGCACACAGTTGTCGATGATCACCGCAGACCGTTCCCGTTGGTTCGTCGCTGTGCTCCATATTTGGGAACCCTTCTTCAACGACTACTATATCGATAAAGATATCACTTCAAGAATTTCTCTCCCAACATTCCATTGTCATATGAATAGAGCAAGAAAAGATCATTGTTCTTCAATGAACATCCGTATGCAGAAAGGCCATAACTACCTTTTCCTTGAGTTTAAAAATTCAAGttagtatatattattatatatatatatatatctctctTAATTATACTCATTTCTTCATCATCACCTCAaggataatatatatatatatatatatatgccatTTCTTGACTGTGATTCTTTTGTTGTATGCATTCTTGGATTGATCTTGATGTTATTAGCAAAACAAAAACTTGTATGGCAAGATACATTTTGTGTTTTAGGGTTTAGGTCTAGATTTCATAAGATTGGTTTCAATTTGGGTTATTAGGCTTCAAGATAATGTCATAATTTTGCATTTTACcacaatttttaattttaacggtggagaaaaataataaagcttaattaatttaaattaattaatatacatAAACATTGAAGTCAAAATTgagtattttagtaaagaaaaaacaaatttcaagtataaaaattataacattttaaaagaactaaattattgaaaattaaaagaaaaaaagtataagcttagtttaaaatttagagaaatgaaAATGGTTATATTAATATCACTAATTGATTTTTCTTGTTGTTATtagaaaaagacatatatcggAGAATGTTTTTGTCACCTTCACGAGAGGAGGATTTAACCCAAACTCAAATTGATAATCAAAACTTTTTCAGCATTCATTCGAGTGATTTTAGACGCATAATAACAGAAGTATCTCATTTACCAAATGATTTGggtattaattaaattaccactttccctttttttttttttagttttatatttattaatgtatatgttttaaataaattaattaaatttatgtttgtttgttGGTCGATCGCAGTCATCGTTGTTACCGTTACCAATTCACAAGTCAAGTTCTCTGTTTCATCTAAAGAGATTATTCTTACAGAAGAGGTAAAAGGTTCGTGTTTATTTggattaattaactttctaaagaTTGGATTTTGAATGATGGGAGTtattaaattttgtaatttagtcttaaaatgaaataaatatcgAAGCTCAAGAACACGTTGTTGTTGTTGTGATGTTATAACCTCAAAGTTATGACACACGAACAAACCGTTCAAGAAGAATAACAATTATATCTTAAATTCATGAGTTGATCTTTGTGTGGTGCAGGCTGGAGATTGTCAAATTATAGGCTATGAAGGGGAAGTCGAAACTCGATTTCGAATCATTCTCCATCCGACTTCGTTTTTCATTTCATTGTCAACTCATTCAGATGTTATTTGGTTTCATAAGACAATTAGCAACTATGCTATAATCTCTATCCAAACCTTAGAATGTTATATTGATTATGCAATTCATTTTCTCAATATATGACATGAAAATCTAGTATATAAGCACAGacgttgttgtttttttttttttttttctttttttaacaatatACAAGATGTGGGAGAGATCGGAAAATAATCCACTCAAATATCTCAACGTGGTCGATATATTCTTTTTGGACCAAATTTGTAATTAAACCTATAAACTCCTTTTCTAAGTATATATAGAATTTTGTCATGAACATAAACCTCCAAATCCATCTAATGTTAACAAAATTATATTGTTAAAGTACACCCAAAGGAATAGAATTCtgtcaaatatttttaaataattctatatgtttttctttttaagaaagaTACTAAAATAAGGAGATGTATGCATTATACTTGAATGCATGAGATAGAACATTGACATTGTAgctacctaattttatcctataatttcttttttattctttaaaatatatagtaaTTATTATAATGattaagatatatatttattaaaggattataataataattattattattattgtttaaatattttattaaaaggaaaaataaaaatcattaataataaaaaccattttaaaaaattaaattcatttatcacattttcaaaagttttctTGGTTTTTGAAAACACCGGAAAAAGGTAATAACAATGCAAGAAATTTTACAAGAATGAAGTTTATACACTTAATATTCAAAAACTAGAAacaaaatttttatatatttttaagagttgatattaaatttattttttaaaaaacctttctttaaaattatattctttatgttttgtcttagagttcaaaattaaatctatatttTACAAGGTTTactaatcaattttttttttaataatccaCATCGATTTCGCTGAAAAAAATTATACGATAGAATCTAGAAATTTTTGTAAGTTCGTTATTTTTTTGTGTTcgttatttctaaatttttgaGATTTTTGAAGTGAGGGATCAATTATCTTTGGAGTCTGAGATttgatttcaagaaaaaaaaagaatttaatcaatgtttaaaataaataaataaattttgagaaattgtaataatttttcattttgttaagGTGAAGAATTTTTCCACAACATAGTTTATAATTAATATTGAAGTAATGAGCAagacataaaaaaaatcttcgtttttctaaatgattggtgacaattcttttttttaaaaaaaaaaaattaaacctttTAAGGACGTCGTCTCAAGTATGTGCCGACAGATACCTCCTTAACACTCACCCCATGCTTTTAGGTCGTAACAAAGATGAAAATATACGTTAAATCTTTTaatattgatttaaaataaagaaaagaaaaggtcgAATAAGATAAGTCtatagattttaaattttagtttaacTTTATGCATGAAAATTTTAAACGGTCTTCTCTGAATTTTAAAGTTTGGCTCGTACTTTCatagttttaaaaaagaagaataagaagatcATCTTGTTTGATAATTATCTTGTCTTTAAATTTGTTTCTAGTTCTTGAAAGTTAAGTGTATAATCATTCATTCTTACTTGTAAAATTTCTTGCATTGTTATTACTTTTCACCAAATATTGATGAAATTTAGAATCTAGTTAAAAATTCAACTCTTTTACCTAAAAATGACCAAAGCGATTATTTTAAAAGAGAGATCTTATAGCAATTAAAGTTAAAAGATTGTtaagaaagttttgaatttttagtGATCAGCTTTGATATGCATATGTGcacaaaaatgaaaaacatgTAAAAAGGGGGTGGAGGGTCATGAACGTAACTATATACGAGACAACTAATTTTGGTGATCAATATATGGTGATCAAAAGTTCAATATTCCCAAACATCTGAAGTAGAGCATATATGAAGAAATGAAAGCATATAGAATCAGAAACAAACAAGATAGGAAGCATGTATATTGACACAGCAACTCAAAAAATGGCGGGTATGATTTTCAGCTGCAATGAAGAACCAAACCATCTTGGAGATGGAAGCTGTGTAATAGAAAAAATGCAACGGAGATGGACATATTAGGAAGAATTGTCTTGCTCCTCCCGTTGGAACTCCCCCCATTACCATCATGTTCTCATCATCCTATACACATACATACAACAGTACACACATCATCAAACTGTTATACCCATAATTAATTGATCAAAGGGATTTTTCATTTCATTAGTGAATAGTACCCGTGTGTTGTAAGCAATTTCCCGTCTTAAAGATTTGAACAGGGCTTTCGTCGTTGAGACATAAATCACAACTGTTgaattaagaagaagaagaagaagaagacgaaatTTCATTAGATACTCTTTAactatatgtgtgtgtgtgtgtgtgtgtgtgattaAACTGCTAattaaaggaagaagaagatggtgTTTTTGTTTGATTACTTACAATACTCGCCGGACAACACACGTAAGTCGGTGAGAATCTTCAGGAATTCATCTGAACGAATTGCAAAGAAAACACCCATATCAACTGGGTACATAGGTATTCGGCGAGCACGTGCCAATAACAATGCTGAGAATTGCAAATATCCCGAACCTGAAATCAATCATTAACAATTAACAACTTTTAATCAAGATTACACGAAATGTTTCATACCCTCTGTTCTTTCTTTTCATCGATGGCTTCTATGAATTTCGATCTTGCTCATTGTTTAATATTTCTGAGTATGAATTAGTAGAAGCAAAAACAAAATCCAAGAAATTTTCCGAAAAATTATTGCATTCTATAATTAATCACCGCAAAAGCAACTACTCAATCAAAATACCAAATATCATAAACATAAAGAAGTTTCAATCAAGATTAGAGATCGGAGAGATATCGTTCTCAAAGAAAGAAATCACCGCACTCAATGCAGAACAACGATTCTGgagattaaaagaaaatacGGAAATGAACTAATATCGTCTTCAAATCGGAGATTGAATCAAAATTTCAAAGCAGAGAAAAATCATCCTCAGTTCAAGAAATGGCCGCAACGAGGAAATTAAGAAGTTCAGTTAAAGTCAAGATTCATCGGAAAAGAAATCACAGCACATATAACTCAACAGCGATTCTGGagattagaaaaagaaattccGGAAATGACCGAATATCGTCAAATCGATACACTCAAAATTTCAGACCAAAGAAAAATCATCCTCAGTTCAAGAAATTGCCGCAAGAACAACATTCAGTTCAATTTCAAGAATCACAGCACACAAGACACAACAACGAGAAAAGAAATTCCGGAAATGACACGTCAAATGGAAGATTCAATAAAATTTCAGAGCAGAGAAAAATCATCGTCAGTTCAAGAAATAACCAAAACAACGAGATTCAGTTCAATTAGAGTCAAGATTCATCAGAAAAGAGAACTGAAATCACCAAACACACGGCACAACAAAAATTCTAGAAATTATAAAATCAAGAAATCACCAGAGCAACAAGAAccaattaaaaacaaataaaatctggAGAAACAAAATAGAACAAAGAGAGCGTAATACTTACGAGGTTCGTAAAATCTGACGGGAATGGTGGACTCAAATCGATTGAGATAGATAGTAACGGAAAGTTCATCTGTGAACATATTAGAGATATTAGTGTGCAAGAGTCTAAGGTACAATTTAGCATGAAAAGAAGTGTAGTTGCCGGCGTAGTTGGGATTAAATTGGTAGGAAGTGAAGAATGCAGGAAAAATCCGAAGCACTACAATGAAGTTATTGCGAGGAGAAACCACAAAGGACAAACATGGGATTGAGCAATTGATTTGAGCAGTATTGGAAAGGTTAGCTATTGGCAACAGTAAGCGCCTGAGGGCATTCCCTCTTTCAATGTGAATGGTGAACATCGACATACCGATCGgatgaggaggaggaggaggagaaggagAAGTAATGAGAGTGGAGGTGTTATTTGGCGGGTGAAGATTACGCATATCGATCATGCCTCCTCTCACTTCCTACATATctctatttatatatttatttccctctaatttcttttattgcatTATCAAGAAATTGCTTTCTAGTTTtcaattgttttcttttttttcaaatagaAAAAGTTGACAAAATAAAATTCCATTACATTTTTTGTATGGAGAG is drawn from Cucumis melo cultivar AY chromosome 11, USDA_Cmelo_AY_1.0, whole genome shotgun sequence and contains these coding sequences:
- the LOC103498005 gene encoding uncharacterized protein LOC103498005, translating into MELKLENIHSFSKALLPLQRFNDTADLKCSPKMFSLIISRHFPLIITSLQILPPFFTNFLCQNQIFQFQIPIKSFYDIMNSMTHRLYSSMTLSLHPQQPLIQIALQFRNPRVVDDQEALYHAFPLSPSREEDVGEIDYGIFFSIESLVFRFIAIELDDFDALVTLTNSEVKFSVNDKDIILYKERDECIIGGVEIGEESRFFVYLNPKVLFRDLAEQSARIWMFKSPRSYSITVAPIGLYAQFCVYFPQIEEQSKRQRIC
- the LOC103497732 gene encoding uncharacterized protein LOC103497732, whose amino-acid sequence is MATLFFVSLHNFAPLADAAALFSNIFYEADVKVSRTQLSMITADRSRWFVAVLHIWEPFFNDYYIDKDITSRISLPTFHCHMNRARKDHCSSMNIRMQKGHNYLFLEFKNSKKDIYRRMFLSPSREEDLTQTQIDNQNFFSIHSSDFRRIITEVSHLPNDLVIVVTVTNSQVKFSVSSKEIILTEEVKGWRLSNYRL
- the LOC103497731 gene encoding uncharacterized protein LOC103497731, producing MRNLHPPNNTSTLITSPSPPPPPHPIGMSMFTIHIERGNALRRLLLPIANLSNTAQINCSIPCLSFVVSPRNNFIVVLRIFPAFFTSYQFNPNYAGNYTSFHAKLYLRLLHTNISNMFTDELSVTIYLNRFESTIPVRFYEPRSGYLQFSALLLARARRIPMYPVDMGVFFAIRSDEFLKILTDLRVLSGEYFVIYVSTTKALFKSLRREIAYNTRDDENMMVMGGVPTGGARQFFLICPSPLHFFYYTASISKMVWFFIAAENHTRHFLSCCVNIHASYLVCF